One window of the Candidatus Palauibacter soopunensis genome contains the following:
- a CDS encoding CesT family type III secretion system chaperone gives MLNREDIESFLIRTEADYQELDEGLWIVHPNGASAERQPRILVNYQPPVLVCRADIRDLPIDDEDQLALYRRLLELNAVDLIHGAYGLEDGEVILSDTLELENLDFSEFRATLESLTLALTSHWDSLTADISTD, from the coding sequence ATGCTGAACAGAGAAGACATAGAGAGCTTCCTCATCCGCACCGAAGCGGACTATCAGGAACTCGACGAGGGACTGTGGATCGTCCACCCCAACGGAGCGAGCGCGGAGCGGCAGCCGAGGATTCTGGTGAACTACCAGCCGCCCGTTCTCGTGTGTCGCGCGGACATCCGCGACCTCCCGATCGACGATGAGGACCAGCTTGCGCTCTACCGGAGGCTCCTGGAGCTGAACGCGGTGGACCTCATCCACGGGGCGTACGGCCTCGAGGACGGAGAGGTCATCCTGAGCGACACGCTGGAGCTCGAAAACCTCGACTTCTCGGAGTTCCGCGCCACGCTCGAGAGCCTCACGCTGGCGCTGACGTCCCATTGGGACAGTCTCACCGCCGACATATCGACC